The Chroicocephalus ridibundus chromosome 3, bChrRid1.1, whole genome shotgun sequence genome includes the window AACGTGGACAGAAAATTTACAGGTACAGGACTGAGTTTTTATTCGCATGGCTCTAGATTTAAACTTCAGTGACTGTGCACTGTCCATCTGGCCTTCTAGATCTTACGCTTGTGTTGACCACCCCGCCCCCTGCCACTGGTCTATCTGCTCCTGACTGGCTCGCATTCGCGTTCAAGTGTCTCTGCTGGACAGAGGACGGGCGTTGCTGAAGGTGGGCAGACACATCCTCGCTATCGCTGCTAGCATCCGATTCGGTCTCCTCCACAGAGGTGTCAGGGGCTGGCACCCTACCAGAAGATGATGATTCGTGgtcttcttctccctctcccctatGACTCCTTTCAGCCATACTGTCTGCATTTATTTGTAAGTGGGCAAAAGAGTTCTCGAGAGAATTGCTTGCATCAGGTGATGGCGTTGAAGGACTCACCAGCTGACCATCTAGTGAGGGCAGGGGCCTAGCAGAAATGGATGCTAGCGCCTGCACAGCTGCGGCCCCCGGAGCGGGCGTGCTGTCTGCGCCGTCAGCGGAGCTCTCTCTTGCCAGGTTGACAGTGTTAGCGTCACAGTCCAACCTCAGCCCAGCCACTCCCTTCTTTGGTATATCTATTATGTCCCGTTTTATTTTTCTGCGGCGTCCGTGCTCATTTCTCCTATACTGAACCATATTTTCAAGATCTGCTACGTACAAAAACCCAGCGATTAGCATTTCAGTGCTCTTTTTACCCTTGGAAAAGGCATCTTCCAGCTCTCTGCTGGTACGTTCATCATACTGCCACCAACCATTTCTACCTTCGTAGTACCAGGCATATTCTCCATTGCCTCTGCTTGCCGCTTTGAGTTCTTCTGGTGACAATAAGGTTGGCTTGTCAAGAAAATCCTCTGGAATCTCCTGC containing:
- the RNF146 gene encoding E3 ubiquitin-protein ligase RNF146: MAGCGEIDHSINMLPTNRKTNESCANAAPSLTVPECAICLQTCVHPVSLPCKHVFCYLCVKGASWLGKRCALCRQEIPEDFLDKPTLLSPEELKAASRGNGEYAWYYEGRNGWWQYDERTSRELEDAFSKGKKSTEMLIAGFLYVADLENMVQYRRNEHGRRRKIKRDIIDIPKKGVAGLRLDCDANTVNLARESSADGADSTPAPGAAAVQALASISARPLPSLDGQLVSPSTPSPDASNSLENSFAHLQINADSMAERSHRGEGEEDHESSSSGRVPAPDTSVEETESDASSDSEDVSAHLQQRPSSVQQRHLNANASQSGADRPVAGGGVVNTSVRSRRPDGQCTVTEV